The nucleotide sequence TATAAAAACAATTATAAGTGAAGAGGCAAGTACAAAGACCAAAGAAAAAATTAGCTAATATAACTAAAATTGGTTGAAGTGGCTCATAAAGGACCATGGAATCAACAAAAGCAAAACCCCTAGAAAAAAACAATTAGAGTGAAGAGGCAAGTAGAAAAACTAAAGAAAATTTAGCTAATGCAACTAATTTGAAGTGACTTAGGCATGTTTGATACTAACATAGATATAAAGTTGAATGGAGAGACAAGATTCATGTAATCAACCTCAAATAGATTGGGCAATCATGGTTTGTtatcttactatttaattaagaatctgGACCTTTAATAACCAACTCTCAATAGATTTGGTGAAACCCAAAATTAagttacgttaatatccttttttttctttacacaccaaaaataatttcaagactTATTAGTAATTTCAACTTCTTATCCTTCTCAAATCACAAACGCATAACCTAATTTCTACTATCTGCATCACTTCTTCTCGCCGCCTCAATCCTCATCGGTTCTTCATCTTTCTCTCCTCCCCTCTCCCTCTCCAATTTTTCctacagctttcttcttcttatccTATTAATATCACAACGCATCAATCCATCTGTTTCGGCTCTTCTGCGATACAACCATATCAGTCCATCTATATTTCATCGATTCTTCAGAAAAATCACAACCGCATCTATCCATCTTGTATCTCTTCGGGAAAAATAACAGGTGAAATACAAGATTGATGTAATCAACCTCAAATAGATTGGACAATCATGGTTTGTTATTGTTGACTTAAAAATGGACaagtaattatttaaattatgcaATTGCCTTTACTAATAAGTGTAGTACATTAATAACAATCAACATTATGACTGCTGGAACACAAAGAAAAGATTTGGAACCAGGTATTTATCCTTCTTACATGAGTCTGTCCCATAAACTAATTAAGAGTTGCTTCTCCGCTCAACTCAATTTCACGAGACATTGGTAATGTGAGACGAATCCTTACCAAATAAAGAAAGCGTGTGTATTGAATAAGCAACAATTGCAGAAGTTGTGAATGCTCTTTCTCCTGTTCAGCATTTATAGCACTCTCATAAATAGAAAAAGCAGCTTCTTTCTCACCCTGAAAACAGACAACCAATTGGAACTTTACAGCAATTGCAAAGGAATAATTAAAATATCATGCTTCAGATAAACTTTCAAGTACCAATCGATATTCCATATTTGCATATTTCACGATAGCCTCCAACAAACCAGGAGAAACTTTTGAATAAAGAAACTGGTATGTTGTGCGAGCTCCATCAACATCTGCACATAATTCCTTGAATCTAGCAGCAAAGAGGTGAATCTCAGGTTGTTTCTGTCAAAAGAAATTAGTAAGATCACTGATTCATTACATTTTATACcacaaaattttaaatatatgaaTAGAGCAGAAGAATGGATGGCAATCCAGTTCACCTGCTCCATGCAGGTTATGTCAGAGTATTGAACCACAAAAACCTTTCTGGGAAATCTAAGCAAGCAGTAATGTCATTTAAGTATCACATATTTGGttttgtatattttgtttgaaaaaaatgtagatccgctacattaacggCCCCTAATGCCGGCCTCacagatatgaagggaggtaaattgtatattttgtttgaaaactataaGTCATGGTTTCACAAGAATTTTCATATCTCCAGTTTATCTTTGAAGAATCTAATCACAAAAATTCGTGCCCATAAATTATATCATCAGACGACTTCAATTACagttttaaaacaaacaattctGGTTATAAAAGTGAGTCATTCATGTGGAGCAGGTTAATTTACCAAGATGcctatataaataaatttaaggaGAATGATTTAGCAGTCCAGAATGAGAAAAGCACggcaaatcatgaagaagaaacTTATGTGCCACACACACATGTGAGCACCACACAAACACCAAAAAAAAGTAAAAACGCTTTCCTAGTTTAGAAATGCAGTGTgcacttcaaaaaaaaaaactgaagttGAACAAATTATTAGCTGAAGGATATAAATCTAGATCAAAATGAATGTGTAACAAAGAGAACAAAAACCTTCACAAAGACTTGAGTTGCCCTGGCAAGAGCATTATATGCGAGTTCCATGCTTCCGCTTGCTTCCATGCATAGAACATAACGGATCCAGAACTCCGGATAATTCGCACAAGCGATTAAACATCTTTCATACAACTTAACAACCTGCAATATTACATGAATTAGATACAAGCAAGAAAGGTGAACCTTAAATAGATATAGGAGAAAAGCACAATCTAAACACAAAGAGAAGTGACAGAAATACTCCATTAGCTGATCAGGGAGGCCCCTCATATGTAAGGAGGGACCAACCTTGCCTGACAGATAGATGGTTAAGGGATAAGCAATAAGCAAACACCTGCATGTATgagatttgaattttaaaaacagATATTTGATCAACACCTAATGAACCCAGAACATAAACTAACAAATAAGAGTTTGAAGTACTTAGCCTCATAGAAACCAAACATTATGCCCACGCTTTATCCTCAGTTCAATACCCCATTTTATAAGGTAGCTTCACAGAACATACTAGCCATTAAAGCATACTCAGCCAATATGACTGAGCTGTAAGTTCAAAATCATTCCAACTGGAATTGTTAAAACATCAAAAACATCTAGCAACAACTACAAGAAACGAAATAGACTATGTACCTTGTTGAAATCATCTCCTCTTTCAATAAAGTCAAGATAATTGTGCCAGTTTTCAAGCTCTATATCATCGAGAGATCTGACATGGAAGTATGGCCTTCTGATAGCTGTTTCAAAACCAATGATCTTAGAATCGAactctttagctttcttatagaTCTCTTCCCTAATATCAATATACTTCTTCAACTCCTCAGCTTCTGTTAAACCTGCACTTACGGGTATAGAAGATTGTTCTACTACACCATCATGAACTTCACCATGAAGAGATTCCAAGCCAGTCTCCAAAGTAGAAATCACCATACCAGCTTCCTCAGCCATGCGTATTTCGGACAGAGGGTGAGCAGTTGCCAACTCTTTGAAGCTGTAGATTATGTTTTAAGGTTAATAACACAAGGACAAAAAAAAACTAGGGGCTATATAATCACAGCAATTAGAATACAAAATTGAGAGAATATTCTCCAAAAACTCTACCAAAAAAGCAAGAAAAAAACACAAAGACCAGAGCATCAGTGCCATCTCTCTTCATAAAACTCGACAAAAATTAAGCGTTGAAGAAATTATATCATCAAAGATCAGATCTGTAACAATCATGCATGTAATATACTGATTAGGATTAGTACAGATTTtcgtaaaaaaaaattagatgataTCACAGGAATGAGTGATGCATTAGAGGGTGAATAAAAAAACAATCGCAGCTACAAAATGGTCATATCAGCATACAAATGGAATGGTAAATCCCATAATAATAGTTTAATTACCAGTTAAAATAGCGATCTAGTTGCTGAATTGGATTCTCCAAAATTCTGGTATAAATCATGGCTAGATTACTCCATGCTTGATGAGACTCCTCATATCTAATGTACTCATCCCACAACTGGTATGACAGATAATCTGTGCCAACATATGCCAGTCCACGTTCAAACAGCCTGAAAGATAAGCATAAATTATAGTCTAATAAATAAATATCTAATCAAAAGTAAAAGTCAAAAACTAATAAGTTcataccaaaaataaataaataaattatagtcTAATCAAAAGGGAAATTGGTATCACATTGACGCACaaataattaggaaaaataaCGAAAACTAAATCTCACTACATTCATGAAATTATACTAGTTTCAATGACAAACgaatatataatattaaatacCTTCGGATAATATCAGGATCTTCATATGTCGAAATTGCAAAAGCACAATAATGCAGCCAAATTTCAACAGAGTAGGTGACTGCTAAAACAGCTCGTTCATAGACCTCCACAACTTTGTTGACACTGTCCAAACGCCCCTCATGATCAGCATATTTCTTCCAGTATCCATAACATAGGGGAAACTCAGCTAAGAATGCATCATAAACTTTCCGAATTTTGACAACGTCATTCTGCAGATAATTTGTTTAAGATTGGCATCAATTGAACTGATAAAATAGAATgaacttgaatgaaaaatcagaaaatacaagtaaatccAACTAAATAGAACTATTAAAGCTTGAAACTCAGTTGCCCAGTCCTAAAATGCATGGTACTCATTGGTGCAAATAAAGACAAATCCATAAACTGAAAATCTATTGGACAAGAATAAAAAGGGTAGTCCGGTGCAGAAAGCTCCTACCAATGCGGGGTCTCGGGGAAGGTCTATTGTATGCAAGTCTTACCCTGCTTTGTAAGAGGTTGCATCTGAGACTCAAACCCATGACCTCTAGATcatatggcaacaactttacttttgtgtcaaggctccccttcatctattggacaagaacaaaagagtaaTATTTTTCAACAATAAGGATTCATATGATTATTGTGTGCTTATGTATTTCTTCTTTTTAGCACAAGTTCATGCTTGAAGCACATACGGAGCTAGTTTATACATTAAACCCCCATATTTGGTTCATTTGAACCAATTTAGAATAACTCCAATTGACTTAAAAGCATAGTTTGAAATCTCATACCATACTGAACAAAACGGTCCAAACTTATGATTCTTAAATTAGCAAAACTCGATACAACTCAGCAACTTTTTGTCGTTGTGTCAATCATGTCAATAAGTATTGATTCATATCAACACTCAACACCCCTTGACAAGTTAAAATTGAGAtaatattgttattttttttatttttttaatttgtctcCATACAAGATAATGTCAAAATTATAATATTCCAAATGAAAAGCAAATATTGAACTTAACTATATAGTTGTCTTATTTTTTTAGCTTTCATCTTTTTCCTACTTCCACCTTCAATTGACCACCAACACGATACACCAAAACATCAGCATGATACCGAACATATAGTTCCAATCAAAGAAAACCATAAGTAATTATATTTGGCAGCTTCTAAGTAGTACAAATTAGtttaacatttatttagaaagTGAAAAACACTTTACATATTAACCATGTGTATTTTTTACTTATGTATATGATTTATTTCAAATTGTTGGCTAAATAATGAGTATTAAATTTCATGTGTTTTACATTGTACAATTCACATATATTATCTTCTATGTGGAAGTACGAATTGTATGTGTTGATAAATATCCTACATTGCATTATGTTAGTCATTTTATCAACATAAAAATTATATGATATTTTTAATCTTCACCACATATGCACTAGCATACCTCATATACACTATCAGTCAACCATATGCTTTTTGAACCTTAGTGCACTCTTCTAGTCGCACATTCCTAATCCTGCCCATATAAACTAGCTAATGGTATAACGTTTTAATGTGACAATAAATCTGACTAAGAGAAGCTCTTCTTTCCTTTGGAAAAATCACATGCTCTGTCATAAAAATATAAGCTTCAGCACAAGATGAAAATCTTCATTAAGTGAGGAACAAAAACAAGATATGCATTTATTCCATACAGACTTTGAAAATTTACATATGAAACCATCACAATCCTGCATTTTGTTCCCAGATTGTAGCatcagaaaaaaatatatataatagtgTAGTTAATACAAAAATGAATTACGCAGAAATGTTCCTTATCTATGGTTCAAATCAAACATCAAGAACAGTTACCATCATGAAGCTACCAAGTCACAAACATTCAAAATTACTTGGATCAAatgcatttaaaaaaaaacattgtaTGCTTAACATCCAAAGATGATAAGTTGCATAGCAGAAATACCTCAGCAACTTTCTCTGTTTCCTCAATAAGTAATGTCCACGCATTGAAATCTAAACAATTCACTTGAACCAAATCCCATAACCTTTCTTCCTCAGCCGAATAGACCACTGtagaatttagaaaaaaaaaaaaaaacacatcaaGATGGTAGATCTTAAAATAAGGGAAGTATAAAATATGAAACCCAAAAAATAAGAAATTTATAGTATAATAGATCAAAAAAAATGAACATTTTCTCGTCAACACAAGGGTAGAAAGGCTAAGTACCATCTCCATACAGTTGCTCAATGGCACCTCCACCAGTGTCGCCCGACATAACTCCATTCTCAACTGCTCCAACAGTTTGATAATCTACCATTTCATTGATGCTTACATTAACTGAACCATAACCAACAGTATGCATTGAAGCATCTGTCTTGTTTTCATTGCTGAAACTGCTTTCAGTGAGTGCATCAGTTGTAGAGTCAACTTTGGCTTCATTTAACAGACCAACTGGAACATCTTCTGGCATCAAACTTGGATTGTTTTCGTAGGAGTTACCACCATCACTAATAGAAGAATTCGTCAATGCATGAACTTCAGAAACAGGACCAGAGTTTTCGACACCAAGCACACTGTCTGAATTTGTTAAAATGTGTTCAGCTGGAACATGAGTTGAAGTATCCATAGTATCAGGTGCCTGATAAAGTAAAGGTTGACTGTTTTCCATCCTGCAATTGCAGCTTATATATTTAATTgcaggaagaaaaataataagcaaACTCACATGCATGAAAGATCTTGGTTTGATTCCATTATAAAGTACAGACATAGTCAGTTGACAATATTTATATCACCAACAGATAAGACAATGCAGATCTTTTTATATCAAGGAACAAACTAACTGGCCTGCTGCACAAAGAGGTGTTTTGGGCATAAAGCTAAAGTGATATGGTGGATGACAGTGTATTACATGCAAGCTCTAATTATACAAGTTTAGCATAAATAATCTGCATGAATTACACTTAACAAGATAATGCAGTAGTCAACAGGACAACAAGAGCAAAGTAGAGACTCAGAAAGGTAATTTGGATTCCTGTAAGAATTAGCTAATTTCAACTTTGACCTCACTCAAGCCAACCACCACCCATTTAAGCTCTCAACACTCAGATCcactatttttcctctctttttcttttcaACCAAAACATTTAACCCTACAAGTTTGATCCTCAACGCACTACACCTCCCTATGGCTGTAAATAAACCaaacgttcatgaacaagcttggtgttcagcttggtaagagcttgtttatgtccattcaatatacaaaagattaattaaacaaacaaacctgaacaactcgttaaactaaacaaacaagcttgagcagctcgttaaactaaacaaacaagcttgaacacatatgtgttcagctcattaacgttcgtgaacaacgttcatgaacaacattcgtgaacaatgttcgttaataaaattcttttcaatatgttaaataatcaataaaataaaataaaataaacaaatacgtttaaattatcaatctcaataagcaatcaaacaactaaaagttttaaacaatcaaacaaccttgaattgagagctcgataatatctaaatgaaccaagctcgaaccaagcttaagCCAAGATTGAATTGAGAAttcaataacatctaaacgaaccaagctcaagccaagcttcaaataagctcaagctcataaaaaataaaccaagccaagcttgaacaattatttcaaaagcttggttcattttaagcttggctAGGCTctattaccttatcaaacaagcttgaacactccaaagctcggctcggctcgtttactGCCCTCCCTCTAACCCTCTTCCATTACATGGAATAAAAGGACCACCACATCCACTAAAACCAGCATATAACGATAGGTTATCAGTTGAATAAATCTACAGCCAACACTTCATTATTTTTGCGACCTCTTCTTATAATTCCCGGCTAAAAAGAAGGGAGAAGAAGTACCTACAAACAAGCGTTGTAATTCACCGATCAAAGCCAAATATACTAATATATGTGGAAGAAGAGCGCCTCCTAGCTGACACAGATGATTCACGTTCACCCAAACTTCTTTATATGAAAAACAGCAGTAAACATCAATCTTACCAATACAAAGGACCAAAAAACACACCAAAAGTTGCACTATCAACAACGCTGTGGCAGgagagaagaagacaaagaggCTTACTGTGCGCACGAACGGGAAAGAAGACGAAAGACTGTTGCTGTTACCGTTCAAAGTGAACGGAGACTGACAATGAATAAAACGGTTCGAGGGAGAGAGTATTGCAGTGTATCCGGAGGCTACTTCGAACTTCGTAGACGACGGCGGGAGGCGGGCAGTGGGCGGTGGGCGGCGGACGGAGGACAGGATTGAGACTACGGCGCACGGCGAGCGGTCGACGCTGCTGCAAGGGCGTCGACGACCGGAGCTTCTGCGAAGCGACGAAGAGACTGCGGGGCCCAAAGCGAAAGAGTGCACAAGGTGCTTCGTCAACCGACGGAAACTGCAGTCGATGACCGGCGATCGGTGGCGAAACCGCGAGATTGGATGGAGGAAACGTGAAGGAAAGAGAGAAGAATCGGGTTATAGATGAAAGGGAGGGTTTCTGTTACCAACGCGAACCCTATCTCATCGAACCGCATGGCAGCGGTCCAAACCGGTTCTCTGAAACGTTACTTAAAATCCAGCTCAATTTGAGCGGTTCAAATTTAAAACACATCCACACAAAACTTTAGTTCTCCCCCAACTAATTCTCTAATCTACCACTTCATTTGAAAGAGAACATAAtaactctattattattattattattattattattattattattattattattatgtataattAGTTTTATAACTAAgagtaatataataaaatattaaattagattattcattaaaatctttaaataaatttttattacattatctagattaaaccaaacaacatttgttTTATTCtctataatcttggttatgtgattacctggtaatcacataacgaAACGCACCCTAAAAAATATGGATAATGGCATGATTTTATCAAATATTTCATTAGAAGTTATGAATTCAGATTTTACTATTTTTGCTCTATCCAACAAAGGAAATTATGGTgatgtttttttttcataaataaaaAACAATTAAATTTTAGTTATATATATACCAATGAAAAAACTACAATACTTATCGTGCTCCAATTTTACCCTTAAATATATGATTTATTATATTTTGTATTTTACTATCTTACTTATGGAACACATCGGAAGGATAATGGAAGGATAGAGATACAATCCTCACctaaagaaaatatttgataccaACTGATATAGTGAAGTGGAATGAACAAAAATATGATCCTTATAAAAAAGCTGCTAATTCTCACTCAAAGTAAACCCTACCATTGTTCAAAACTAATAGTTTGATGATTTAGAATCATCGATTCAATGATTTCTTAAGGTTGACCCTTAACTATCCAAGATGATTACGGTTCAAGATTTAAAACTGCCAGTTTACGATTTATGTATGGTTTGTCATGGTTCACGATTCATCAtgattcaagattattatattaaaaaataaaaattaaaaaaagattgTATTTATTTAAGTTACCTATGTATCCCCTTAGGACATATGAGAATCAAAGTTCACGtagttttctttcctttttacaCTTTTATCTTATGAAATGACACTGTTATTTACTTTTATTTCCTATTCCCATAATATTTGTTTCTTCAGTATCAAATTCTTCGACTTCATATCTAAAAGTCGCATTCCTTGGTTTTTTTTTACTCTGGCCCAATCATTTAGTAATGCTTAGGCTTCCAATAAGTTAGGAGACAAAGTCTATCATTATTCATTCAATATGTtaccgccggcactgaacgtctgttTCACGGCAATTGTTGACACTcgataagttaaaatttctttgacGATCATGGAGAGGGTAGAAAAACTTTGAGCCTTCCGTGACCACCATTTTAGAACATCGAAATATATGTTGCTATTTActttattaaaatcaaaagaagtcataaaataattctcaaatttcTGTGTGAAATTTAAGAATTCTCAAGTTTCGctcattcttttaataataaaaaagttgctcttttttaaatttgaaattaagtattTTATCTTTAAGAAATATTAGACTGTATtccatattttatattatattctttataaatattatataacttatttataatattatatacCATATTATTATGAACAGAGAACAAAAATCTCTAAATGGAATTAAAGTGTTGTAATACAAAtctaacatttcttgtaaaatttctaatttatatcTAGGGTCTAAAGTAAATTCAACTAAATAAATTTCaagaatatgaaaaaaaatattttttcccatTTTGTTTTCATTCTTTTAATACACAAGAAGATATAAATTCattggtattattttcatttaaaactaataccaTATTAAAAAGGTTTCTAAACTAAATGAGAAGtaggataataaaaattaaaaagttatTCGGTTAcattattaaatacttttaaatttttacaaataTTACTATAAATATTCCATTATTGTgagaataaatatatattagcattattaatattttgtgtaaaaaatgaacataataattctctataataaaataaatcttATAACAATTAATATGTCAAATTCGAACGTATTGGTATATCATGTGGAAATTTTTAAGGtttcatttcattatttttataaactttacttcattgtttcattatagacgTATACGACTATAAATAGGAAACTGCATTTCTAATTGATTCAATATGATTTGTTAAAATTCTTAATCCATCTTGAATACATAAATTTAAAGCAAGACAAAAGCgacgaatatgaaaaataaaccacAAAAAATAGAGGTTGATATATAAATTTAAGTTCTTCAATACTAGcagtattagaactagcattatcaaatgatattgaaaatattttatgagttaatctatattcttctaaaattaaacataataattgtgagaTGTCATGAGCATTAAGCAATTCATCAAAattctataagctaacaatctttttttgGATATTCTAGGAATTATCGATTCAATAGTAAGTCACACCTATATATGAATGTGTTTATCAATGATCACTTCAAATATCGAaatataaagaaactttattatttaatttactaaattcttcacttaatttttttccccttgttgtattaattttttaattgtatgagTAACTACAGTTCTAGAAACACCTTTAGCAGATGGATTAAGAGtttttttacaaaaatctttAAAAGTGCATTTAGATCTAAAACTAAATGAAAAATGTTCTACAGAAATAAATTtaactaatgattctcttaatttattatcgtaatataaaaataaactagaatCACTACTTCTATTATTGAAAAATCTGAATAATTGTGCTTGAGCACAGTTAATTCCAAATTCCGTTAGGTGCTTTACTTTTATGTGTCATTTCAATGACCTATAGCTATTGTTGACTTAGAATTTGTATGAAGCATTATAGTACTTACATTTTGCACACAATTCtaccgacggaagagtgacattatcaaaatgtttagtaaaaatagaagattttaaagGAAGAacttcccgaaccttagaagtaattgcatcagtacttccttgtgtttcaagTGCCACAGTTGGATTCAAAAGTTGCTCAGTCTCATTATTAGTGTACTGAATACTCGGATTCTCTATTTCCTTGCCCCTCCAAGAACTAGATGATGATGAAcctcctcatcctcatcctcttTCTTGCCCTCGACCTCCTTCAATTATAGTCGAAACTCAAAAGAGGAAGTCAAAAGTGTGTAGAATTAGAGTCGAAAGCTTATAAAGATTATGGAATTGAGAATGAGATTgtgagagtagagaagatgtaagtgaaataatcaaataagctatctatttatagagtttggataaCAATAaatactaaatcatagtcattgatcaaaaaatgaTCAAATGATCTTAACTATTAAAAAAAACCTCCTCTTTTTTTATCCCAATGACTAGAACACTAGCGGTTCCAATAGTTTAACATTAAACAAAAAAACAACTGAATCGTTGGTTTAAAATGGTAGCGGTTCCAATGATTGGAGGTTTTTGGAGGATTTGAATCGTAACTGGCCCGACACCCGACTAGGTCAGTTACAATTTTTGAACTGGAACCTAGTCAACGGGTACTCGGGCTATTGACCCAATTTCAAGTCCAGGCTGAGTCTGGTTCAAACTAGGCCTAGGGTCGGGTCTAActcaaagaagaaaaaaattacaaATTGTATTAATTCAAAATGTGATTAATGCACGGAATCCTAAACCCTTTTTATAGTCTCAGGACACGACCTATTCTTTATAAATAACAAACTTTTCTAATCAAATCCTAATTTGTCTAATAAAACCCTAATAGACTTTTCTTAACAAACTTTTCTAATAAAATCCTAATAgacttttctaaaaaaaaatagacaacttTTTTGAAAGTTCAAACAAACTGTACAAATTAACAACTTAAAtaacttttaataaaattaaattcttaacTACATTATTCTCCTCGTCCAAAGAGATTTTGAATCCCTCAAGCGGGAAGATGGAGCAGCTTTCAAATCGATACGTTTTTTAGCTAAGTCAAACAGTGTTAATTTATTACTTCAACCGTGTCTTCTTTATGTcaatgtgttttcttatttggTCATGTAGGAAGGTTATTATAACAGTGATGGAGATGTCACCTTTTTTTTGTCGAaccaaataattattattttgtttcttcaattattatttttatgcCAATATAGTTCCTATTTGTACTCAACTCCTGGCAAGTTGTTGACTTTTCATCTAGGATCATCTTTTCTAATCATAGGGAATAATTGCTTCGATAACCTTGTATTCTAACTTTCACATATTTTCTTTTGATTGTCCTTTCCAACAAATAAGGAAACATTTGATCTTGTTATATGATAAGAAAGATGGTCATGTCTTTGttgaaattatataatataaaagtgATAACGATGAGGATGATTCTACAAAACATATAAGACATTTAACATATGGGGATGAATGCTTATCCCTTCCAAATGAGAAAAAAGTAAAtgcattttgtttcttttttttatattttaaatttaagataTCTTCTTTGGTCATTCTTATAATGAGTAAGGAAATATCTGCGTTTGTTGTAAGAGTCCATATCTTTGTTGAAATTATGTAATGTGAAGGTAATAACAATGAGAATGATTCCACCAAACTTGTATCAAAATTAACATACAAAATGAATGCTTGAACTTCTctcaataaattaaaatatccttccatttaaaatttaaacttatatttaaataaattagaaaGGTAAACAAGCATTATAATTAATCTTTCTTACAATAACACCAAATGAAGGAAATATGAAAGGATTTATACCaagtgattttaaaattttaaattattgtcTAGCATTACTAGATCACGATGTTTATTCTCTTTAATTTCCTCATTTAACT is from Zingiber officinale cultivar Zhangliang chromosome 7B, Zo_v1.1, whole genome shotgun sequence and encodes:
- the LOC122006188 gene encoding pre-mRNA-processing factor 39-like isoform X3; translation: MENSQPLLYQAPDTMDTSTHVPAEHILTNSDSVLGVENSGPVSEVHALTNSSISDGGNSYENNPSLMPEDVPVGLLNEAKVDSTTDALTESSFSNENKTDASMHTVGYGSVNVSINEMVDYQTVGAVENGVMSGDTGGGAIEQLYGDVVYSAEEERLWDLVQVNCLDFNAWTLLIEETEKVAENDVVKIRKVYDAFLAEFPLCYGYWKKYADHEGRLDSVNKVVEVYERAVLAVTYSVEIWLHYCAFAISTYEDPDIIRRLFERGLAYVGTDYLSYQLWDEYIRYEESHQAWSNLAMIYTRILENPIQQLDRYFNCFKELATAHPLSEIRMAEEAGLTEAEELKKYIDIREEIYKKAKEFDSKIIGFETAIRRPYFHVRSLDDIELENWHNYLDFIERGDDFNKVVKLYERCLIACANYPEFWIRYVLCMEASGSMELAYNALARATQVFVKKQPEIHLFAARFKELCADVDGARTTYQFLYSKVSPGLLEAIVKYANMEYRLGEKEAAFSIYESAINAEQEKEHSQLLQLLLIQYTRFLYLVVGDAEKARELLSRHLENLQLSRPILEAVIHLESMQSSPKRVDYLDSLVEKFISPNLGNANVASAIDREEISCIFLEFLDLFGDAQSIKKASNRHALLFLRQKGLMISKKRHSEDFLASDNAKMVKNFHEPGLSMLGAYPNVQSQWPASYGQATPAWPTATQPQTQWNPGYASHAGYAAYGSFANSGQPQVATSATPSTAYGAYPATYQVEAYPQPGYGQPSAAAVAPGFPQPVAAPQPYYGSY
- the LOC122006188 gene encoding pre-mRNA-processing factor 39-like isoform X1 gives rise to the protein MENSQPLLYQAPDTMDTSTHVPAEHILTNSDSVLGVENSGPVSEVHALTNSSISDGGNSYENNPSLMPEDVPVGLLNEAKVDSTTDALTESSFSNENKTDASMHTVGYGSVNVSINEMVDYQTVGAVENGVMSGDTGGGAIEQLYGDVVYSAEEERLWDLVQVNCLDFNAWTLLIEETEKVAENDVVKIRKVYDAFLAEFPLCYGYWKKYADHEGRLDSVNKVVEVYERAVLAVTYSVEIWLHYCAFAISTYEDPDIIRRLFERGLAYVGTDYLSYQLWDEYIRYEESHQAWSNLAMIYTRILENPIQQLDRYFNCFKELATAHPLSEIRMAEEAGMVISTLETGLESLHGEVHDGVVEQSSIPVSAGLTEAEELKKYIDIREEIYKKAKEFDSKIIGFETAIRRPYFHVRSLDDIELENWHNYLDFIERGDDFNKVVKLYERCLIACANYPEFWIRYVLCMEASGSMELAYNALARATQVFVKKQPEIHLFAARFKELCADVDGARTTYQFLYSKVSPGLLEAIVKYANMEYRLGEKEAAFSIYESAINAEQEKEHSQLLQLLLIQYTRFLYLVVGDAEKARELLSRHLENLQLSRPILEAVIHLESMQSSPKRVDYLDSLVEKFISPNLGNANVASAIDREEISCIFLEFLDLFGDAQSIKKASNRHALLFLRQKGLMISKKRHSEDFLASDNAKMVKNFHEPGLSMLGAYPNVQSQWPASYGQATPAWPTATQPQTQWNPGYASHAGYAAYGSFANSGQPQVATSATPSTAYGAYPATYQVEAYPQPGYGQPSAAAVAPGFPQPVAAPQPYYGSY